The following coding sequences lie in one Alloacidobacterium dinghuense genomic window:
- a CDS encoding carboxypeptidase-like regulatory domain-containing protein yields the protein MSFYASETDRLAVIGMPEYDRQTFLVCRFPGGGENAYNLDMDFVLSRGLLFRKTAVLSLCLFPLLLSAQDVKRGRKYVAPPPTCKVTVTVTKATTGKPVENAGVIFHPIKNGKDEGNMELKTNEEGKAVLDVIPVGDTVRLQIIANGYQTYGADYQLDASSKDIDVKLLRPGKQYSIYEKHDGSQLGGQDETAKPSDQPAQPH from the coding sequence ATGTCATTCTACGCATCGGAGACAGATCGGTTAGCGGTTATCGGCATGCCTGAGTACGACCGACAAACGTTCTTAGTCTGTAGGTTTCCCGGGGGCGGTGAAAATGCTTACAATCTAGACATGGATTTCGTATTGTCCCGAGGGTTGCTGTTCCGCAAGACCGCTGTTCTGTCGCTCTGTTTGTTTCCGCTTCTGCTGTCAGCGCAGGATGTAAAGCGCGGGCGCAAATACGTGGCTCCGCCGCCGACGTGCAAGGTAACGGTGACCGTCACCAAGGCCACCACCGGGAAACCGGTGGAGAATGCCGGCGTCATCTTTCATCCGATCAAGAATGGCAAGGATGAAGGCAACATGGAACTGAAGACCAACGAAGAGGGCAAGGCGGTTCTGGACGTGATTCCGGTCGGGGATACCGTTCGCCTGCAGATTATTGCCAATGGGTATCAGACCTATGGAGCAGATTACCAGCTTGATGCTTCTTCGAAAGACATTGACGTAAAGCTGCTGCGGCCCGGGAAGCAGTACTCCATCTACGAGAAGCACGATGGCTCGCAGCTTGGCGGCCAGGATGAGACGGCAAAACCGTCAGATCAGCCTGCTCAGCCTCACTAA
- a CDS encoding DUF4232 domain-containing protein: MAPPLSRIAPIVLAGSLMIIGSLLESCAHSTHTSSLKGGAPVLLDEDNPRAHGGTNPNAPYLMAAGSPQLVKRSETTTTASGPCESKDLAVTEIAAAVNGNYRAVKLAFDNEGITPCHIGGYPTISLLDKTGTPVANLVVDRVSESSISARLSQGPMQTSAAKPDAQVTIAPKGEAWFQIGWSTGQDCPVVSRISVTAPGATESFSVNHPLTVCEGRVQITTLRSDQGE; this comes from the coding sequence ATGGCTCCCCCATTGTCGCGTATCGCCCCGATTGTTCTGGCTGGCAGCCTTATGATCATCGGGTCGTTGCTGGAAAGCTGCGCGCATTCCACACATACCTCATCTCTCAAGGGCGGGGCTCCTGTTCTTCTCGATGAAGACAATCCGCGCGCACATGGCGGCACCAATCCCAATGCACCATACTTGATGGCAGCCGGCAGTCCCCAGCTTGTCAAGCGTTCCGAAACGACAACAACCGCATCTGGTCCATGCGAAAGCAAAGACCTCGCGGTCACGGAAATCGCCGCGGCGGTGAACGGCAATTACCGCGCCGTTAAGCTTGCTTTTGATAACGAAGGCATCACGCCATGCCATATCGGCGGCTACCCCACCATTTCACTGCTCGATAAAACAGGAACTCCGGTGGCAAACCTCGTCGTCGATCGCGTCTCTGAATCATCGATCAGCGCGCGACTCTCGCAAGGCCCCATGCAAACGTCAGCCGCAAAACCCGACGCCCAGGTCACGATTGCTCCCAAAGGCGAAGCATGGTTTCAGATCGGCTGGTCTACCGGACAGGACTGCCCGGTCGTTTCGCGTATCAGCGTAACCGCACCCGGCGCAACCGAAAGCTTTTCCGTAAATCACCCGCTCACCGTATGCGAGGGCCGCGTGCAGATTACGACACTGCGCTCCGACCAGGGCGAGTAG
- a CDS encoding SDR family NAD(P)-dependent oxidoreductase — protein MDSLQGRVALVTGAAKRIGRILALTLAGSGANVAITYRDSETEAENTVKELKAFGRDAHAVRCDVRDPACVEGAVAAVAKHFGQLDLLVNNAGVFETAVLEQISIAQWDAMFETNTRGPFLMAKAAHPHLKAARGRIINIGSLGGLHPWPTHGHYCTSKAALHMLTQTMSKAFAPEISVNCVAPGMIVNGEVAEDYEHFAKKTPMKRNGTPEDVAAAVMFFATGPHFITGQILSVDGGLGL, from the coding sequence ATGGATAGTTTACAGGGCCGAGTAGCACTTGTCACAGGCGCGGCCAAGCGCATCGGGCGCATCCTTGCATTGACGCTGGCGGGCTCAGGAGCAAATGTCGCGATTACGTATCGCGATTCTGAGACCGAGGCGGAAAATACGGTTAAAGAATTGAAGGCTTTCGGCAGAGATGCGCACGCGGTTCGTTGCGATGTGCGCGATCCAGCCTGTGTTGAAGGCGCGGTTGCCGCGGTTGCGAAGCATTTTGGTCAGTTGGATCTACTGGTGAACAATGCAGGTGTTTTCGAGACGGCGGTTCTGGAACAGATCAGCATTGCGCAGTGGGATGCGATGTTCGAGACGAACACGCGCGGCCCGTTTCTGATGGCGAAAGCTGCGCACCCGCACTTGAAGGCGGCGCGCGGGCGCATTATCAACATCGGTTCGCTAGGCGGGCTGCATCCTTGGCCTACGCATGGACACTACTGTACATCGAAGGCTGCACTGCACATGCTGACGCAGACGATGTCGAAGGCATTCGCGCCGGAGATCAGCGTGAACTGCGTTGCGCCCGGGATGATTGTGAATGGCGAGGTTGCAGAGGATTACGAGCACTTTGCCAAGAAGACGCCGATGAAACGGAATGGCACACCGGAAGATGTGGCGGCGGCGGTGATGTTCTTTGCAACGGGGCCGCATTTTATTACCGGTCAGATTTTGAGTGTGGATGGCGGGTTGGGGTTGTAG